GCCCTTCATCCTTTTTACCAGTTCTTCGCCGTTAAATGCCCTCTCTATGGTAAGGTCTACCTGTCTTCTTTTTGCCTGCCATCCCACCAATGCAGGCTGAACAACCATAGGTGTTACCGGGTCATGCATGGCCGCGCACCTGAACCAAAGTTTTCCCCTTATCATAATATCTCCTCTCTTTTCAAAGAATCATCAAAGATACATTTTATCAATACATAAAGATATGGGCAAGGGAAAAATATATTGAAATCTTTGTTCACTATCGTAACTCACTCAATAAAAAATAAATTTAATTAAAGAGATTGACAAGTAAAATTTAACTGTATATAATGTTCACAATAGTGAAACATGTATAACGCACCTATCATAAAAAAGGCATTTGATGTATTAAGGCTTATGGTAGATGGTTATAAGCCTCTCGGTGTAACAGAGATATCAAAACGCCTTTCCATAAGCAAAAGCACTGTCTTTGGTATATTAAAGGCTTTGGAAGATGAAAACCTTATACTCAAAGACAATTCCAACAAAAAATATCTTATAGGCCCTGGTTTGTTCGAGCTTTCCAAAAAGGTCTTCAAAGGTGGTGAGCTTTCCAATGTAGCAAGACCTTTTCTTGAAAGGCTCGTCAAGGAAGTGGACGAGACAGTCTTTTTGTGCATAAGAGAGAATGATAAGATTGAAAACCTTGATGTCATAGAGGCGAGAAAGGCTGTAAAGATTACGTCTCCAGTGGGTATGAAAATGCCCATAACAGCATCTGTTCTCTGTAAGATATTTTTATCACCCATGGACAATAATGATATAAGGGATTTTCTCGCAAAAAAAGGCCTGCCCAAGTATACAGAAAACAGTATTACAGATATAGACAGGTTTATAGAAGAGATAGAAAAGACGAGAAAGTTAGGATACAGCCTTGACCTTGAGGAATATCTGAGGGGTGTCAGGGCACTGGCAACCCTTATTTATTACGGTGATAATACACCGGCAGGAGCCATATGCATAGTTGGTTTTACAAGTTCTATTAAAGATGATAAACTTCCCATGATGATCCAGAACCTAAAGAACACTGCACAACTCATCAACGAGAGGCTCTTGCAACTGAATATCAGATAAGAGACCTAAAAGTATTATTTAAGTATTCAAGGATTAGAAGGATAGATGTGGTATAGAGCTACATTAAATATATTCTCCATATTCATCTTTATTGTCCTTGTATCATGCGCAAGTATTCCCCAAAATAGTGTGGAATATGACAAAGCCTCACAAAAGCATATAGACTGTGAGCCAATAGAAGATAAAGATCATAAAGAATTATCCATGTTAAGATGTTCCATAAGCTATGAACAGTTAAACTTTTTTTCCCTGCCTGGAACTAAATTAATAATGACTGCAGATTCAGGGGAAAGGATCGAATTATGGTGGACCATAGACTGGTTCGGGAGAGGGCATTTTTTCCCAAGATTGAGATTTGCCCTTATGTATTTTAACCCTGAAGGCAAAGAGGAACAGCGAGGGGGTGTTCGTATAGGTGAATGTCGTTTTAGCAGAGGCTGCAATCATGGAATCTATACAGGGCCTGACCTAAATAAGAATAACATCCCTGATTATTTTACAATGATAGTATGGGATAACTTTGATTATGGTAATGACTCGGGGGTAGAAGGCTATATGGATCACTATAGACACACATATAAACCACGAGAGAATAAATATGAAGTCATAAGGTATCTCTATTTCTATCCTGAAAAGTGTATTCCACCTATTAGCCCAGGACATGATGTGTGCCACATAAGAGATGAATGTAAACCACCTTATAAGATTAAGGAAGAGAGGTCGATAGAATCCAGAAGCTTTTAGCTTTGACTTGATTTAGACAATATGATACAAATACATGCCATGGATATAAATATATTCAATACATTTACAGGCAAAAAAGAACCCTTTAAGCCTATTCACGATAATTCTGTAGGTCTCTACGTATGCGGTGTAACTGTTTATGACCACTGCCATATAGGTCATGCAAGAAGCGCAATTGTATTTGATGTGATAACAAGATACCTCATGGCAAAAGGTTATGATGTAACATTTGTTAAGAATTTTACCGATATAGACGACAAGATCATAAAGAAATCCAGAGAAGAGGGTATTTCATGGAAGGAGGTGGCAGAGAAATATATAGCCTCTTTCTATGAAGATATGGGTGCATTAAATATCTTAAGACCTACCCATGAACCCAGGGCAACAGAACATATAGATGATATGATACAACTCATAGAAATCCTCTTAAAAAAAGGTCATGCATATATTGCAGATGGGGATGTATATTTCAGTGTAGAGAGTTATAAAAACTACGGTGAATTATCAAAGAGATCCTTGGATGAGATGATGGCAGGTGCAAGGGTAGATATTAATGAAAAGAAGAAGAACCCCCTTGATTTTGCCCTGTGGAAGTCATCTAAAGAGGGTGAGCCATGGTGGGATGCACCCTTTGGGAGAGGGAGGCCAGGATGGCATATAGAATGCTCTGTAATGAGCGCAAAATATTTAGATAATCCCTTTGATATCCACGGTGGAGGCAAGGACCTTGTTTTCCCCCATCATGAAAACGAGCGAGCCCAGACAGAGGCCGCAACAGGAAAAAGATTTGTAAACTACTGGATGCATAACGGTTTTGTAAATATCGAAAAGGAGAAGATGTCCAAATCCCTGGGCAATATACTCCTCATAAAAGATTTTGTAAAAGAACATCACCCTGAAACACTGAGGCTTTTTTTCCTGTCAAATCACTACAGAAGCCCTGTAGACTATAATGAAAAATCCATAGAGGATACAGATAGTGCGCTCTATAGGCTCTATTATACTTTAGAGCGTGCAGATGAAATAATTAGAGGTAAGGCTATAAAACAGGAGATTTTTGGTGAGGCAGAGGACATAAAAAACAGGTTCTTTGAGGCTATGGATGATGATTTCAATACCGCTGTGGCACTATCTTGCATATACGATTTATCAAGGATTATGAACAGGTTAATAGATACAAAAGATGAGAGTGCCCTGCCGTTTATTACCCACACAAAATCGACCATTCTCTACCTGGCAGATATACTCGGTATATTAAAGGATAGATGGCAGGATTTTGACGAAAACGAAAAAACAAGGCATCTGGTAAGAATTGGCATGGATCTATCAGAACTTGAAAGGATAATAGCAGATAGGGCAGAGGCGAGAAAAAACAGAGATTTCAAAAAGGCAGATGCAATAAGGAACAACCTTCTCGATAAAGGCATAATCCTGCAAGATTCACCAGGCGGAACTCAATGGAGAATAAAAAAATAATTTTAAAGGAGAGGTATAGATGAAAGAGGTAAGATTTCATGGAAGAGGTGGCCAAGGGTCAGTAACATCAGCAGAACTTGTGGCACAGGCAGCCATAAAGAGTAATAAGTATGCCCAGGCATTCCCCAGCTTTGGCGCTGAAAGAAGAGGTGCCCCTGTTCAGGCTTTTTTAAGGGTTTCAGATAAGCCCATAAGGCTCAGGGCAAAGATATATAAACCTGATGATGTAGTAATCCTTGACTCAACCCTCCTTGGCGTTGTAAATCCTGCAGAGGGTTTAAAACCAGATGGTTTTATCATTATAAATTCCAATAAATCTGAAGAAGAAATAAAAAGTCTATTTCCAGGAACAAACATAGCAATTGTTGATGCAACACATATTGCCAAAGAAGAGCTTGGTGTCCCTATCACAAATACCACCATGCTGGGTGCCCTTATAAAGGTCACAGGTATTGTAGATTTAGATTTTCTTGAAGAACCTGTTAGAGATAGATTTGGAGTCGTTGCCCAGAGAAACATAAATGCTTACAAAAGGGCCTTTGATGAGACAAAAATTATAAAGGCAGAATAAATCTCTGAAGATGATTCCAATTCGTTTGCTAAAAATATCCTCTTTACTAAAATAGATATTGGTTTATACCCTTGAGGGTCTCAGGAAACATAGTTGATGTAGTAAACAATGAGGTCTTTCCAGGAACAATAGAGTTCAAGGATGGATTTATAAAATCTATTTCCAGGGATACAGTTAAATACGAAACATATATACTTCCTGGCCTTATAGATGCCCACTGCCATATTGAGAGTTCTATGCTATGCCCATCTGAATTTGCCAGAATTGCCTCTGTATGCGGCACCATAGCCACTGTATCGGATCCCCATGAGATTGCCAATGTCTTAGGTATTGATGGTGTATTTTTCATGATGGACAATGGAAGGCAAGTGCCTTTTAGATTCTTTTTTGGCGCCCCTTCATGTGTACCTGCCACCCCCTTTGAGACAGCCGGTGCATCTATTGATGAGGAAACCATAGAGATACTCCTCAAAGATCCCCATATCAAATATCTAAGTGAGATGATGAATTTTCCGGGGGTTATAAATAACGACCCTGTGGTTATGAAAAAGATTGCCATTGCCAAAAAATATCATAAACCTATTGATGGCCATGCACCTGGGCTTACAGGTGAGACATTGAAGAAATATATAGGCGCTGGCATAACTACTGATCACGAGACCTTTAGATATGAAGAAGGCGAGGAAAAGATCTCCCTGGGCATGAAACTCATAATAAGAGAGGGGTCTGCGGCAAAAAACTTTGAAACATTAAGTCCTCTTATAGAAAAATATCCTCATCTATGTATGTTTTGCACAGACGATATTCATCCAGATGAACTTGTAACAGGCCATATCAACACAATAGTCAAAAAGGCAATCCAATCAGGCATTGATATAATGAAGGTTCTCAGGTGCGCCTGTGTCAACCCTGTGCTTCACTATGGACTCGATATAGGGTTATTGAGGGTTGGTGACAAGGCAGATTTTATTCAGGTAAATAGCCTTGAAGAAATGCATGTGATAAGAACCTTTGTAAACGGAGAGGTAGTGGCAGAGAATGGCAAGTCCTATATGACATCTACTAATACCATTCATGTTAATAGATTTGAGACCAACAAAAAGACAATTGAAGACTTTTTAATTCCAGGCGTTAAGGAAAGGACTGCAAACATTATAGAGGTAGAAAATAAACAGATAATAACAGGTTGGCTGAGGTCAAAGCTTAAGCCACAAAAGGGTTTTTTCAAGGCAGATCCGGAAAGGGATATCCTAAAGCTCGCCTTGATATGTCGATATAATGACACACGACCTGTTGTTGCCTTTGTAAAAAACTTTGGCTTAAAGAAAGGTGCCATTGCATCATCTGTTAGCCATGACTCCCATAATATATTAGTTGTAGGTGTCAGTGATGAAGATATCTGCAGGGCAGTAAACCTTGTAATAGAGAATAAAGGCGGTTTTTCAGTTACATCAGAGGATTTCCAAGAGGTCCTACCGCTTCCCATAGCAGGGCTCATGACAGATGAAGACGGATATAAGGTGGCAAAAAGGTATTCTATCCTTGATGACCTTGCTAAAAGATTGGGCTCTCAACTTGACTCGCCCTTTATGACACTTTCTTTTATGGCCTTGCCTGTAATTCCCAGACTAAAACTTTCGGATCAGGGACTTTTTGATGTGGACAGGCTAAGATTTATAGAGGTTTTTGACTAATAGATAAATTGACTAAATCCAGAAAATATTCTAATATTAAAAAATGTGAAAAAATTTGCTTTCATGCCATATAAATTTTCTACTAAAAAGCATTATCTTTATTTATTATACATAAGGAAACCTTTGATAAATGCCTTGTTGCCATGATGATAATAAAGATATTTATTTTTTAATGGTGGGTTGAAAGATTTCTGCAGGGCTTTGTATATATTTTAAGCAGGAAAAGGATTGGAAAAAGAGGGATTATGAAATTAATAGATGTTGCCCGTTTGTTAAAGGCAGAGATATTATGTTGTGAAGAACTCTTTGAGAGAGAGGTAAAAACATGTTTTGCCTGCGATATGGTAAGCGAAATGCTTCTTCATGTCCAGTCCAATGCACTTCTTGTTACATCCCTGACCAATGCCCATATACTCCATGCAGCCCAGGTGATGGATGCCCTGGCAGTGGTCTTTGTGGGCGGGAAGAAACCTGATATGAACATAATAAAAAGGAGCGAACAAAGCGGTCTGCCGTTGATGTCCACAAAAAAACTCATTTTTGAATGCTGTGGACTGCTCTATGCAGCAGGTATAAGGGGTGATACAGAAGATTTGGAAGATTATGAGCAGTAGAAATGACAATGATTATGCTTGATGAGAGTTTTAGATTTACCCCACATCTAATCCTTGAATTTAAGATAGAGGAGAAGGATTTTTTTATCGCAGGAGAATCTGCCTCAAGGGTAAAAAAGACCCTTCAGCAATTAGGCATGAAGCAGGAGATCATTAAAAAAGCGGCCATAATCATCTATGAGGCAGCCATGAATGTGGCAATCCACGCTAATTATGGTATGCTTAAGGTATATATTGACGCTGAGGTCATATCTATCATTACAGAGGATGTTGGCCCAGGTATCCCTGATATTGAACTGGCTATGAAGGAGGGCTATTCCACAGCCTCCCATGAGATAAGGGAGATGGGGTTTGGTGCTGGTATGGGTTTGCCTAATATAAAAAACTGTTCCGATGAACTGGACATAAAAAGTAACGTCGGCGAGGGAACTACCCTAAAAGCCAGAATCTATTTAAAATAATGAATGGGGATGATCATGACAGGATATTTTCACTCGGTAACCCTTGATTTTGAAAAATGCAAAGGTTGCACAAACTGTATAAAAAGATGCCCTATGGAGGCCATAAGGGTCCATGATGGCAAAGCAACAATCATGCAGGAGAGATGCATAGACTGCGGTGAATGCATAAGGGCATGCCCTAACCATGCCAAGGTTGTTGTGACAGATACCCTGGATATCTTAAATGAATATAAATACAGAATTGCCCTGCCTGCTCCATCGTTTTTTGCCCAGTTTAAGGAGATGGGAAATGTGGAGTGTATCCTCCATGCACTTTTAAACATAGGTTTTGATGATGTCTTTGAAGTGGCACTGGCAGCTGAAATCGTTGGCTTTATAATTCATCAATATTTAAAAGACGAAAGGGTAAAGAAACCTCTATTTTCTTCAGCATGCCCTGCAGTCTTAAGGCTTATGCAGATAAAGTATCCTGACCTTCTTGAGCAGGTAGCACCTGTTCTGACCCCAATGGAGGTGGCAGCAAGGGTGGCAAAAGAAGAGGCTGTAAAAAAGACGGGTTTAAGCTATGAAGACATAGGTGCTTTTTTTATTTCTCCATGCCCTGCCAAGGTAACAGAGATGAGAAACCCCATGAATACAAAACACTCCGCCGTAAACGGAGTTATGGGGGTCAATATTATATACAAGGATGTGGTAAAACAGGTCCTCATGTTAAAGGCAAAAAAACAGGACGATGATGTAAAACTCCACAGGGCAACCAGTCTTGGTATGGCATGGGGTTATGTAACAGGAGAATCAAAGAATGTGGATGTGAATACAACCCTGGCAGTAAGTGGGATACATAATGTCATGAGCCTCTTGGAAGAGATAGAGCGCGGTGAATTAAAGGATGTGGATTTTATCGAACTTCAGGCATGCACCGGTGGATGCGTCGGCGGCCCATTAAACATTCATAATCTTTTCGTAGGAAGGGTTAGATTAAGAGAGCTTATTAAAAAATGTGGTCTTCAACCACCTTATTATACAGCAGAAAAACTTTATGATTTTTATAAAACAGGGCATTTTGAGGCTACAGAACCAATACAGCCAAAGACAGTAATGCACCTCGATGATGATATGTCTCAGGCAATTTTAAAGATGGAAAGGCTTGATCAGATCACCAATGAACTTCCAGGGCTTGACTGCGGTGCCTGTGGTTCACCAAGCTGCAGGGCACTGGCAGAGGATATAATAAGGGGTATAGCATTTGAGACAGATTGTGTAATAAAACTTAGAGAAAAGGTAAAAGGACTTGCTGAGGAGATACTGGATCTGGCAAGGATCGTGCCTCCTGTTATGGCAGACACATCTAAAAAAACAGAAGAGAAATAGAGGGAGGAAAGTATGACTCTTAGGGAGATTGTGAAAGAGCTTGAGCTCGAGGCATTGACAGGCGAAATAAATCTTAATAGAGAGGTAAAATCCGGTTATGTCTCTGATCTGCTATCAGATGTAATAGCAAATATTGAACAGGATTCTCTATGGATAACAATCCAGCGGCATATAAATATACTCGGCGTGGCTAAATTAAAAGATGTAGCTGCCATCATCATTCCCAATAACCTCTCCGTTGATGAAGAAGTTATAAAAAAAGCAAAGGAAGAAGATATCGCCATATTAAGAGACAAAAGAACTGCCTTTGAAATTTCAGGCTTATTATATAATGTATTCAAAAAAGGTAATTAAATTTGACAGGATTTTCCTGTGATCTTCATATACATTCTGTCCTCTCGGCCTGCGCAAGCCTTGATATGTCACCAAAAAACATAGTGCATAAGGCTAAAGAGGTTGGGCTTGATTTAATTGCCATAACAGATCACAATATGACTGAAAACAGCCTATATGCCCATATATTGGGCAAGAAAATAGGTTTGGAGGTGCTTTTTGGCATGGAACTCCAGACCCAGGAAGAGATACATATCCTGGCAATATTTGATGATTTTCATGTCTCCATGGAGTTTCAGAAACAAATCTATTCCCTTCTGCCACCGATAAAAAATGATGTATCCTATTTTGGGGATCAGGTTGTGGTAGATGAAAATGATGAGATAATCAGGTTTGAAGAAAAACTGCTCCTTAATTCATCCCGGTTAAGTATAGAGGAGGCCACAGGCTGGATCAAATCCCATGGAGGGATAGCAATACCATCCCATGTGGACAGCCCTACATTCAGCATAATAAGCC
This Syntrophorhabdaceae bacterium DNA region includes the following protein-coding sequences:
- a CDS encoding IclR family transcriptional regulator encodes the protein MYNAPIIKKAFDVLRLMVDGYKPLGVTEISKRLSISKSTVFGILKALEDENLILKDNSNKKYLIGPGLFELSKKVFKGGELSNVARPFLERLVKEVDETVFLCIRENDKIENLDVIEARKAVKITSPVGMKMPITASVLCKIFLSPMDNNDIRDFLAKKGLPKYTENSITDIDRFIEEIEKTRKLGYSLDLEEYLRGVRALATLIYYGDNTPAGAICIVGFTSSIKDDKLPMMIQNLKNTAQLINERLLQLNIR
- the cysS gene encoding cysteine--tRNA ligase — encoded protein: MIQIHAMDINIFNTFTGKKEPFKPIHDNSVGLYVCGVTVYDHCHIGHARSAIVFDVITRYLMAKGYDVTFVKNFTDIDDKIIKKSREEGISWKEVAEKYIASFYEDMGALNILRPTHEPRATEHIDDMIQLIEILLKKGHAYIADGDVYFSVESYKNYGELSKRSLDEMMAGARVDINEKKKNPLDFALWKSSKEGEPWWDAPFGRGRPGWHIECSVMSAKYLDNPFDIHGGGKDLVFPHHENERAQTEAATGKRFVNYWMHNGFVNIEKEKMSKSLGNILLIKDFVKEHHPETLRLFFLSNHYRSPVDYNEKSIEDTDSALYRLYYTLERADEIIRGKAIKQEIFGEAEDIKNRFFEAMDDDFNTAVALSCIYDLSRIMNRLIDTKDESALPFITHTKSTILYLADILGILKDRWQDFDENEKTRHLVRIGMDLSELERIIADRAEARKNRDFKKADAIRNNLLDKGIILQDSPGGTQWRIKK
- a CDS encoding pyruvate ferredoxin oxidoreductase subunit gamma; this encodes MKEVRFHGRGGQGSVTSAELVAQAAIKSNKYAQAFPSFGAERRGAPVQAFLRVSDKPIRLRAKIYKPDDVVILDSTLLGVVNPAEGLKPDGFIIINSNKSEEEIKSLFPGTNIAIVDATHIAKEELGVPITNTTMLGALIKVTGIVDLDFLEEPVRDRFGVVAQRNINAYKRAFDETKIIKAE
- the ade gene encoding adenine deaminase — protein: MRVSGNIVDVVNNEVFPGTIEFKDGFIKSISRDTVKYETYILPGLIDAHCHIESSMLCPSEFARIASVCGTIATVSDPHEIANVLGIDGVFFMMDNGRQVPFRFFFGAPSCVPATPFETAGASIDEETIEILLKDPHIKYLSEMMNFPGVINNDPVVMKKIAIAKKYHKPIDGHAPGLTGETLKKYIGAGITTDHETFRYEEGEEKISLGMKLIIREGSAAKNFETLSPLIEKYPHLCMFCTDDIHPDELVTGHINTIVKKAIQSGIDIMKVLRCACVNPVLHYGLDIGLLRVGDKADFIQVNSLEEMHVIRTFVNGEVVAENGKSYMTSTNTIHVNRFETNKKTIEDFLIPGVKERTANIIEVENKQIITGWLRSKLKPQKGFFKADPERDILKLALICRYNDTRPVVAFVKNFGLKKGAIASSVSHDSHNILVVGVSDEDICRAVNLVIENKGGFSVTSEDFQEVLPLPIAGLMTDEDGYKVAKRYSILDDLAKRLGSQLDSPFMTLSFMALPVIPRLKLSDQGLFDVDRLRFIEVFD
- a CDS encoding DRTGG domain-containing protein translates to MKLIDVARLLKAEILCCEELFEREVKTCFACDMVSEMLLHVQSNALLVTSLTNAHILHAAQVMDALAVVFVGGKKPDMNIIKRSEQSGLPLMSTKKLIFECCGLLYAAGIRGDTEDLEDYEQ
- a CDS encoding [Fe-Fe] hydrogenase large subunit C-terminal domain-containing protein, coding for MTGYFHSVTLDFEKCKGCTNCIKRCPMEAIRVHDGKATIMQERCIDCGECIRACPNHAKVVVTDTLDILNEYKYRIALPAPSFFAQFKEMGNVECILHALLNIGFDDVFEVALAAEIVGFIIHQYLKDERVKKPLFSSACPAVLRLMQIKYPDLLEQVAPVLTPMEVAARVAKEEAVKKTGLSYEDIGAFFISPCPAKVTEMRNPMNTKHSAVNGVMGVNIIYKDVVKQVLMLKAKKQDDDVKLHRATSLGMAWGYVTGESKNVDVNTTLAVSGIHNVMSLLEEIERGELKDVDFIELQACTGGCVGGPLNIHNLFVGRVRLRELIKKCGLQPPYYTAEKLYDFYKTGHFEATEPIQPKTVMHLDDDMSQAILKMERLDQITNELPGLDCGACGSPSCRALAEDIIRGIAFETDCVIKLREKVKGLAEEILDLARIVPPVMADTSKKTEEK
- a CDS encoding DRTGG domain-containing protein gives rise to the protein MTLREIVKELELEALTGEINLNREVKSGYVSDLLSDVIANIEQDSLWITIQRHINILGVAKLKDVAAIIIPNNLSVDEEVIKKAKEEDIAILRDKRTAFEISGLLYNVFKKGN
- a CDS encoding PHP domain-containing protein, producing the protein MTGFSCDLHIHSVLSACASLDMSPKNIVHKAKEVGLDLIAITDHNMTENSLYAHILGKKIGLEVLFGMELQTQEEIHILAIFDDFHVSMEFQKQIYSLLPPIKNDVSYFGDQVVVDENDEIIRFEEKLLLNSSRLSIEEATGWIKSHGGIAIPSHVDSPTFSIISQLGFIPEDIPFDALEIKRRENIPNIIPFIMKKDIPFVSFSDAHYLNDIGKKRTILYMKEPNCKEIELALRSMR